The following are from one region of the Lentimicrobiaceae bacterium genome:
- the hydF gene encoding [FeFe] hydrogenase H-cluster maturation GTPase HydF, with the protein MSKGKDIKPHIGIFGRRNNGKSSLINALSGQDLAIVSEIAGTTTDPVKKSMEIPGIGPVILIDTAGIDDLGELGEKRVAKTRETLKIIDLAILVIEGNRFAETEKNLIDDLAEQSVPFLIVHNKSDKQPLDNGLKQELEINYRVPVIDFSALLNPDNAMLIEAMRKLIPESAYRSPSMLGDLIRYGDVVLLITPIDIEAPEGRMILPQVQAIRDILDHDGVAVVCKEREVDAFIRRMNPKPSLVVTDSQVFLKADASVPKDIPLTSFSILLARQRGDFLNYLKGTPHIAHLKDGDRILILESCTHHVSCDDIGRAKIPRWLGNYTGKKLEYEVVAGLSKLPRDIHDYAMVIQCGGCVITRKQIINRLKPAVDAGIPVTNYGMAIAWVHGIYQRATALFGNDQTGASDYL; encoded by the coding sequence ATGTCGAAAGGAAAGGATATTAAACCACATATAGGCATATTTGGCCGTCGCAATAATGGCAAAAGTTCTCTTATAAATGCTCTTTCGGGGCAGGATTTAGCCATTGTTTCAGAAATTGCCGGCACAACTACTGATCCGGTTAAAAAATCAATGGAGATACCCGGGATTGGGCCTGTAATACTTATTGATACTGCCGGAATTGATGATTTAGGTGAACTTGGTGAAAAGCGTGTGGCCAAAACCCGCGAAACGCTTAAAATTATTGATCTTGCTATTCTGGTGATAGAAGGTAACAGATTTGCCGAAACCGAAAAAAATCTGATTGACGATCTTGCCGAACAGTCTGTGCCCTTTTTGATAGTTCATAACAAGAGTGATAAACAACCTCTTGACAATGGGCTGAAGCAGGAATTAGAGATAAATTACCGCGTTCCGGTGATTGATTTTAGCGCTTTACTCAATCCTGATAATGCGATGCTGATTGAAGCTATGCGTAAATTGATTCCGGAATCAGCATACCGTTCACCTTCCATGTTAGGCGATTTGATTCGATATGGCGATGTAGTTTTGCTAATCACTCCTATTGATATTGAAGCACCGGAAGGTCGTATGATATTGCCTCAGGTGCAGGCTATTCGTGACATTCTTGACCATGATGGTGTGGCAGTTGTTTGCAAGGAACGTGAAGTTGATGCATTTATCCGCCGCATGAATCCTAAGCCCTCGCTTGTAGTTACAGACAGTCAGGTGTTTTTGAAAGCTGATGCTTCTGTGCCTAAAGATATTCCACTCACCAGTTTCAGTATCTTGTTGGCCAGACAACGGGGCGATTTTTTAAATTATCTGAAGGGAACGCCACACATCGCTCACCTAAAGGACGGCGATCGTATTCTCATACTGGAGTCGTGTACGCATCATGTTTCATGCGATGACATAGGCAGGGCAAAAATACCCAGGTGGCTTGGTAATTATACAGGCAAAAAGCTTGAATACGAAGTGGTTGCTGGCTTGTCGAAACTTCCGCGCGATATCCATGACTATGCCATGGTAATCCAATGCGGTGGTTGTGTCATTACCCGAAAACAGATTATTAACCGGTTGAAACCAGCAGTAGATGCAGGTATCCCGGTTACAAATTACGGAATGGCCATTGCCTGGGTGCATGGTATTTACCAACGAGCTACGGCTCTTTTTGGAAATGATCAGACTGGCGCCTCAGATTATCTTTGA
- a CDS encoding aspartate ammonia-lyase, which produces MEQRAETDFIGTRNIPADALYGIHALRASENFPDHTPFHPEWYRAMGMVKQACYTTASAYFKALQLKFGAQPLPVKIIPADIIKVMTDVASEIAEGKYVGHFIVPAVSGGAGTSINMNINEIIANSALLKLGHKPGDYHLIDPTEDANIFQSTNDVVPTALKVAVMILLNDLEVAINDLRAGFEVLENRYRHHLRVAYTQMQEAVPSSFGKLFSNYIDALSRDWWRVSKCFERIKIVNLGGSAIGTSVAVPRFFLMEVVQQLQQLTKLPVTRGENLTDTTSNLDAFVEVHATLKAHAVNLEKIASDLRLLASDVAGNGDIVLPQMQVGSSIMPGKVNPVIAEFVVSSAHQIYANDNLISGLCAQGCLDLNAYLPVIGHSLIGSLKLMIAACRSMLENMVKGLTVNTGASLHRLMHSPAITTAISPVIGYHKAAEVAKLMKLEGKSILELNQQLKLMPEEKLIELLQPSNLLKAGYSISDL; this is translated from the coding sequence ATGGAACAAAGAGCCGAAACCGACTTTATTGGTACCCGCAATATTCCTGCTGATGCATTGTATGGCATTCACGCGTTAAGGGCCAGTGAAAATTTTCCTGATCATACCCCATTTCATCCTGAATGGTATCGCGCCATGGGAATGGTTAAACAAGCCTGTTATACTACTGCTTCGGCTTATTTTAAGGCATTACAGCTGAAATTTGGTGCTCAACCACTGCCTGTTAAAATAATTCCGGCAGATATTATAAAGGTTATGACAGATGTTGCTTCAGAAATTGCTGAAGGGAAATATGTCGGGCATTTTATCGTTCCCGCTGTTAGTGGAGGTGCCGGAACGAGTATCAATATGAATATAAATGAAATTATAGCCAATTCAGCCTTGCTGAAACTCGGACACAAACCCGGTGATTATCATTTGATTGATCCCACTGAAGATGCCAATATTTTTCAGAGCACCAACGATGTTGTTCCCACAGCTCTTAAAGTAGCTGTCATGATTTTGCTGAATGATCTTGAGGTTGCAATAAATGACCTCAGAGCAGGTTTTGAAGTGCTGGAAAACCGCTATCGGCATCATTTACGTGTTGCCTATACACAGATGCAGGAAGCTGTACCTTCATCATTCGGAAAGCTGTTTTCAAATTATATTGATGCGCTTTCGCGCGATTGGTGGCGGGTTTCAAAATGTTTTGAACGTATTAAAATTGTCAATCTGGGAGGAAGTGCCATCGGAACATCTGTTGCAGTCCCCCGTTTTTTTCTGATGGAAGTTGTGCAGCAATTGCAACAGCTAACAAAATTGCCGGTTACCCGTGGTGAAAACCTGACCGATACAACAAGTAATCTCGATGCTTTTGTGGAAGTGCATGCAACTTTAAAAGCACATGCTGTTAATCTGGAGAAAATAGCTTCAGATTTGCGTTTGCTGGCCTCAGATGTAGCTGGTAATGGCGATATTGTCCTTCCGCAGATGCAGGTTGGTAGTTCAATAATGCCCGGAAAGGTGAATCCGGTTATTGCTGAATTTGTGGTAAGTTCGGCCCATCAGATTTATGCCAACGATAATTTAATATCTGGCTTATGTGCGCAGGGATGTCTGGATCTCAATGCTTATCTGCCTGTTATCGGGCATAGTTTAATAGGTAGCCTCAAACTAATGATTGCCGCCTGCCGTTCAATGTTGGAAAACATGGTGAAAGGTTTAACCGTGAATACCGGAGCAAGCCTTCATCGCCTTATGCACAGCCCAGCCATAACCACTGCCATCAGCCCGGTAATTGGTTATCACAAGGCTGCTGAAGTGGCTAAACTAATGAAGTTAGAAGGAAAAAGTATTCTGGAATTGAACCAGCAATTAAAATTAATGCCTGAAGAAAAACTTATTGAATTACTCCAACCCTCTAATTTGTTAAAAGCCGGATATTCAATCAGTGATTTGTAG
- a CDS encoding PhoH family protein has protein sequence MSEKVFSIESHSPLDLFGAGDSNLNVIKELIPKLKIIARGEFIKVIGEPTEIETFESLFNLIIIHFERFGNITGNDIRQLAEPGNSNGILKDSPPDVLVHGRNGMVIKARTANQMKIVQSIGHNDMVFAIGPAGTGKTYTAVALAVRALKNREVKRIILTRPAVEAGENLGFLPGDMKEKLDPYMQPLYDALRDMLPPQKLLTYLEDGTIEIAPLAFMRGRTLDNVFAILDEAQNATSMQLKMFLTRMGRSAKFFITGDITQIDLPRNQQSGLIQATRILKDIPGIDIITLDESDVIRHKLVSSIIKAYGKENNQ, from the coding sequence ATGAGCGAAAAAGTATTCAGCATTGAATCACATAGTCCACTGGACTTGTTTGGGGCTGGCGACAGCAACCTGAATGTGATTAAAGAACTCATTCCGAAATTAAAAATAATAGCTCGTGGTGAGTTTATTAAAGTAATTGGCGAACCTACTGAAATTGAAACCTTTGAATCATTATTTAACCTGATTATTATTCACTTTGAGCGGTTTGGAAATATTACAGGGAATGACATCAGGCAGCTTGCCGAGCCGGGGAATAGCAATGGAATATTAAAAGACAGCCCGCCTGATGTGCTTGTTCATGGCCGCAACGGAATGGTTATCAAGGCCAGAACTGCCAACCAGATGAAGATTGTGCAAAGTATAGGCCATAACGACATGGTTTTTGCCATTGGACCTGCAGGAACGGGAAAAACCTATACAGCAGTTGCACTTGCTGTTCGAGCTCTTAAAAACAGGGAAGTTAAAAGAATTATTCTTACACGACCCGCTGTAGAAGCCGGCGAAAACCTTGGTTTTCTGCCGGGCGATATGAAAGAGAAGCTTGACCCTTACATGCAACCATTATACGATGCATTGCGCGACATGCTTCCGCCCCAGAAACTGCTGACCTATCTTGAGGACGGAACGATTGAGATTGCACCTTTGGCTTTTATGCGCGGCCGCACTCTTGACAATGTTTTTGCCATTCTAGATGAAGCTCAAAATGCTACCAGTATGCAGTTAAAAATGTTTTTAACCCGCATGGGCCGTTCAGCCAAATTCTTTATTACCGGCGACATTACTCAAATTGACCTGCCTCGCAATCAGCAATCAGGTTTAATTCAGGCTACCAGGATTTTAAAAGACATACCAGGCATCGACATTATCACCCTTGACGAATCAGATGTAATCAGGCATAAACTCGTTTCAAGTATTATCAAGGCATACGGTAAAGAAAACAATCAATAA
- a CDS encoding S8 family serine peptidase, protein MDTLFIRFKRFFYLQMLLAGTILFFINPLVGQTVYQDYHDGRIYLKYKDNIVPQFSVRSDNKVDIEDVPAVSALRNSYRLKDLSRPFDLNHDQKLSRTLMLEFEDFEKVDEIINQLKSSPDLEYVERVPYDRIDFSPNDTLYTLYNGPQNWNWHLERIQADLAWDITKGSPEIKVAIVDNAVWVDHPDLAGKIVAQRDTYYNTDNPNPPSTGDPAEWSHGTHCAGLAAASSNNEIGVASVGFDVSIIAVKAAANTNANSIYGYTGIQWAAANGADVISMSWGGSGYSQTNQNLINTISNMGIVLLGAAGNDNVTTPHYPSAYANVISVASTDWNDAKSDFSNYSTTVDVSAPGGVSSPGPAGLMSTTFNASNYGNYDLSQGTSMSTPVAAGLAGLVLSINPLLTPAQVENILKSTADDIYGVNPDYVGMLGAGRINAYQAVLHTPFEPTAAFETPVTTILPGGEGISFTDKSTGVPSSWSWTFEGAIPAGSTEQNPENIVYPVAGTFDVSLTVTNDFGTHTITYPDYITVTDSPSPYVNISVSDTTPCISSAVVLNDLSLYNPDAWEWSISPSTYELAAGSNLNMQNPEVLFKVPGLYSVSLNASNANGMSTLNLPDFIHVKGAVPFYSVDYEDGMPGYFELWDTVKSQSAIDKYAANQSAFGLHFHGDPVPVGWKGSPTAATPEQAWVENRQFHSEAHICGVDGTGIQNLALELDLRQTYSLGPRYSWFRVLVNGQQIASDDGISDFNPVTAGDDPWQRITFDLSQWAGSIFDITLQACNRFSNQLQGEGDNVFIDNVSISNTTSIPVVAKLKPEISVFPNPSNGVFNIALNTSKEVSAIRVVSLLGNVVYASGKEIIGSNGLKSIDLSGLPAGIYLLSVNSGSEQLNKRIVIK, encoded by the coding sequence ATGGATACTCTTTTTATTCGCTTTAAGCGCTTTTTTTACCTGCAAATGCTATTGGCAGGCACTATCTTATTTTTCATCAATCCCCTGGTCGGACAAACTGTATATCAGGATTACCACGATGGAAGGATTTATTTGAAATACAAGGATAATATTGTTCCTCAGTTTTCGGTCAGGTCAGATAATAAGGTTGATATAGAGGATGTTCCTGCTGTTTCGGCTTTGAGAAATTCTTACAGGCTTAAAGATTTATCCAGGCCGTTTGATTTGAATCATGATCAAAAGCTCAGTCGCACCTTGATGCTGGAATTTGAAGATTTTGAGAAAGTAGATGAGATCATAAATCAATTGAAGTCTTCACCCGACCTGGAATATGTTGAACGTGTTCCTTATGATCGGATAGATTTTTCGCCCAACGATACGTTATATACGCTTTACAACGGACCTCAAAACTGGAATTGGCATCTGGAGCGTATCCAGGCTGATTTGGCCTGGGATATTACCAAAGGTTCGCCTGAAATAAAGGTAGCCATTGTAGATAATGCTGTTTGGGTGGATCATCCTGATTTGGCCGGCAAAATTGTGGCTCAACGCGATACCTATTATAATACGGATAATCCTAACCCGCCTTCAACCGGAGATCCTGCTGAATGGTCGCATGGAACGCATTGTGCCGGGCTTGCCGCAGCAAGCAGTAATAATGAAATAGGGGTGGCTTCGGTCGGATTTGATGTAAGTATTATTGCTGTTAAAGCAGCTGCCAATACAAATGCCAACAGTATTTATGGTTATACTGGAATTCAATGGGCTGCAGCCAATGGTGCTGATGTTATCAGTATGTCGTGGGGAGGCTCCGGATATTCGCAAACCAATCAAAATTTAATCAATACTATTTCTAACATGGGAATTGTATTGTTAGGAGCTGCCGGAAACGATAACGTAACAACTCCGCACTATCCTTCGGCCTATGCCAACGTTATTTCAGTCGCATCTACTGATTGGAATGATGCAAAAAGCGATTTTTCAAACTACAGCACTACAGTAGACGTAAGTGCTCCGGGCGGAGTAAGCTCTCCTGGCCCTGCAGGATTAATGAGCACAACATTCAATGCTTCTAATTATGGAAATTACGACCTTTCACAGGGAACTTCCATGTCAACCCCTGTTGCGGCAGGCCTAGCCGGTTTGGTGTTGTCCATCAATCCTTTGCTTACACCGGCACAGGTTGAAAATATTCTGAAATCAACTGCTGATGATATATATGGCGTAAATCCTGATTATGTGGGTATGTTGGGTGCGGGCAGAATTAATGCCTATCAGGCGGTGCTTCACACTCCATTTGAACCCACTGCTGCTTTTGAAACACCGGTTACCACGATACTTCCAGGTGGAGAAGGAATCAGCTTCACTGATAAATCAACCGGAGTGCCTTCTTCATGGTCATGGACTTTTGAAGGTGCCATTCCTGCAGGTTCAACCGAGCAGAATCCTGAAAATATTGTTTATCCCGTTGCAGGAACCTTTGATGTAAGTCTTACTGTTACCAATGACTTCGGAACCCATACCATTACCTATCCCGATTATATTACAGTAACTGATTCGCCTTCACCTTATGTAAACATCAGTGTGAGCGATACCACGCCATGCATTAGCAGCGCAGTGGTGTTGAATGATTTATCATTATATAACCCCGATGCCTGGGAATGGTCAATTTCGCCCTCCACGTATGAGTTGGCCGCCGGAAGCAATCTGAATATGCAGAACCCTGAAGTGCTTTTTAAGGTTCCGGGTTTGTATTCTGTGAGCCTGAATGCCTCAAATGCTAACGGAATGTCGACCTTAAATTTGCCCGATTTTATTCATGTTAAAGGAGCTGTTCCGTTTTATTCAGTGGATTATGAGGATGGAATGCCAGGTTATTTTGAGCTGTGGGATACGGTTAAATCGCAATCGGCTATTGATAAATATGCAGCCAATCAAAGTGCATTTGGTTTGCATTTCCACGGCGATCCTGTTCCGGTTGGATGGAAGGGTAGTCCAACCGCAGCAACGCCTGAACAGGCTTGGGTTGAAAACCGACAGTTTCATAGCGAAGCTCATATATGTGGCGTAGATGGAACCGGCATACAAAATCTGGCTTTGGAGCTTGATCTCAGGCAAACTTACAGCCTTGGCCCCCGTTACTCATGGTTCAGAGTGCTGGTCAATGGCCAACAGATAGCAAGCGATGATGGAATTTCAGATTTTAACCCTGTAACAGCAGGAGATGACCCCTGGCAGAGAATTACATTTGATCTTTCACAATGGGCAGGTTCCATTTTTGATATCACTCTGCAGGCATGTAACCGTTTTTCAAATCAATTGCAGGGCGAGGGAGATAATGTTTTTATTGACAATGTAAGTATATCCAACACAACATCAATTCCGGTTGTGGCTAAATTAAAGCCTGAAATCAGTGTGTTTCCCAATCCTTCAAATGGTGTGTTCAACATTGCTTTAAATACTTCGAAAGAGGTTAGTGCCATAAGGGTTGTTTCATTGCTGGGAAATGTTGTTTATGCCAGTGGTAAGGAAATAATTGGGAGTAATGGTCTCAAAAGTATCGACTTATCTGGTTTACCTGCAGGCATTTATCTGTTGTCTGTCAATAGCGGATCTGAACAGCTGAATAAGCGGATTGTGATAAAGTAA
- a CDS encoding C10 family peptidase: protein MNKKYLLFLIVCGLFLNVTGRTIHQREAESVAKAFMHSRLNISQTVAFSEIQIKDIVPLGTEQDRIYAVNMSPAGFVLVAGTDASVPVLGYSFESSFTTENMPVNLNEWLEGYKLQLKDLTTGNIQATADISMKWADLLQYNPELALNMRGTTEVQPLLNSTWDQGARYNALCPEAEGGPGGRVYAGCVATAMSQVINYWRYPLQGTGSHGYYSDYGYLSVNFGESNYDYNQMNNNIGGESNYEMAEIQYHCGVAVDMMYAPDGSGAYSADVPDAMRDYFGYSSQISIKSKGDYSDAQWAALLMTNLDNGWPLYYSGHGTGGHAFNLDGYQGTDYFHFNWGWSGSYNGYFYLNNLNPGGNNFSESQNAIVNFTPGNNYPYYCTGVTTLTRHNGTIEDGSGPVAPYTSGLNCGWLIAPDDSVKNLTLVFDKFDVTSGIDALNVYDGPDAGSPLLGTYTGSALPPAITASGDKMYVEFLTSGNTGSGWRARYTSDIVSYCSGLTTFTAPEGTFSDGSSDRPYHNNSVCKFKIQPEGASSILLTFNSLNTEPENDVIRVFDYVSQTLIGTYSGNQIPDEILVPSAKAYVLFYTNDEVQGEGWEISYTSTTTGIGETEAGVNGKLKVRCYPNPAKDWLRVEIGSDKNVEVEMHLMSTDGRVVITPEVKSVMGSGVVFIDISSLCNGMYFLKYSSSEGSGISKILVNR from the coding sequence ATGAACAAAAAATACCTTTTATTTTTGATTGTCTGTGGTTTATTTCTAAACGTAACCGGGCGAACTATACATCAGCGCGAAGCAGAGTCGGTAGCAAAAGCTTTTATGCACAGCAGGCTGAATATTTCTCAAACAGTTGCCTTTTCTGAAATTCAGATTAAGGATATTGTTCCTTTGGGAACAGAACAGGATCGGATTTATGCAGTGAATATGAGTCCTGCCGGATTTGTGCTTGTGGCAGGCACCGATGCTTCAGTTCCTGTTTTGGGATATTCTTTTGAATCATCGTTTACAACCGAAAACATGCCGGTAAATTTAAACGAATGGCTCGAAGGATATAAACTTCAGCTAAAAGACTTAACCACCGGAAATATTCAGGCTACTGCCGATATTAGTATGAAATGGGCTGATTTATTGCAATATAATCCTGAGCTTGCTTTAAATATGAGGGGAACAACTGAAGTTCAGCCATTGTTAAACAGCACCTGGGATCAGGGGGCCAGATATAATGCATTGTGTCCTGAGGCAGAAGGCGGGCCGGGTGGCCGGGTTTATGCAGGTTGTGTTGCAACAGCTATGTCGCAGGTGATTAACTACTGGCGATATCCTTTGCAGGGCACAGGTTCACATGGTTATTATTCTGACTATGGATATTTATCGGTCAATTTTGGTGAATCTAATTATGATTATAACCAGATGAATAATAACATTGGTGGTGAGTCAAATTATGAAATGGCTGAAATTCAGTATCATTGTGGAGTAGCGGTTGATATGATGTATGCTCCCGATGGCTCAGGAGCTTACAGTGCTGATGTTCCTGACGCTATGCGCGATTATTTTGGCTATTCATCACAAATTTCAATCAAGTCAAAGGGCGATTATTCAGATGCTCAATGGGCTGCCTTGCTTATGACTAATCTTGACAATGGCTGGCCGTTATATTACAGCGGACATGGTACCGGGGGGCATGCTTTTAATCTTGATGGTTACCAGGGAACTGATTATTTTCATTTTAACTGGGGTTGGAGTGGTTCTTACAACGGCTATTTTTATCTGAATAACCTAAATCCGGGAGGGAATAATTTCTCTGAAAGTCAGAACGCAATTGTTAATTTTACTCCAGGTAATAATTATCCGTACTATTGCACCGGCGTTACAACGCTTACCCGACATAACGGAACCATTGAAGATGGAAGCGGACCGGTAGCTCCTTATACTTCAGGCCTTAATTGTGGCTGGCTGATTGCCCCTGATGATTCTGTAAAAAACCTTACTTTGGTTTTTGATAAATTTGATGTTACCTCGGGTATCGATGCTTTGAATGTGTATGACGGACCTGATGCAGGTTCTCCATTACTCGGAACATATACCGGAAGTGCCTTGCCTCCTGCAATTACTGCCAGTGGTGATAAAATGTATGTTGAGTTTCTGACTTCGGGAAATACCGGAAGTGGCTGGAGAGCGCGTTATACAAGTGATATTGTTTCCTATTGTTCGGGCCTTACTACCTTTACAGCGCCTGAAGGAACATTTAGTGATGGAAGTTCTGACAGGCCCTATCACAACAACAGTGTTTGTAAATTTAAAATTCAGCCCGAAGGTGCCAGCTCAATTCTTTTAACATTCAATTCGCTCAACACCGAGCCGGAAAATGACGTAATCAGGGTTTTTGATTATGTATCTCAGACCCTTATCGGAACATATTCGGGAAACCAGATTCCTGACGAAATTCTGGTTCCTTCAGCCAAAGCTTATGTGTTGTTTTATACCAATGATGAGGTGCAGGGCGAAGGATGGGAAATTTCCTATACCAGCACAACTACCGGTATTGGTGAAACTGAAGCGGGTGTTAACGGCAAACTTAAAGTGAGGTGCTATCCAAATCCGGCCAAAGATTGGCTGAGGGTAGAAATTGGAAGCGATAAAAATGTTGAGGTTGAGATGCACCTGATGTCAACGGATGGCAGGGTGGTTATTACGCCTGAAGTTAAGTCGGTAATGGGCTCAGGTGTTGTATTTATCGATATTTCATCTTTATGTAATGGGATGTATTTTCTGAAGTATTCATCATCTGAAGGTTCAGGTATCAGCAAAATTCTGGTGAACCGTTAG
- a CDS encoding C10 family peptidase — protein MKLGKLLSLAIAIVLASNAFAGIVTPNNAATVAQGFIYEQMVQKGEALNFNDIQLEVVKVQEYNGQPVFYAFNVTRGGYVVISADDIYTPVIGYSSTGSFPSMDENLNFRSFMMSYAEQIDFGRSNNARAEASTVQAWDYYSNLSSARVSLDGYRDVEPLLTILWNQDYPYNAYCPEDAAGPGGRVYAGCVATAMSMIMTYYRYPEVGIGSYSYNCPPYGTLTANFGQTHYNWDAMLNSINAGNGQAVNAVAELQYHCGVAVRMGYAPDGSGAYSADVPNAIKNYFGYSTSAQYLQKMAYTLAVWEGMLKTSIDEMKPLYYSGQSPDGGHAFVCDGYQETASGNLFHFNFGWSGSGNGFFTLSDVGGFSSQQGMVRNFIPNPANYPYDCDAHVITTPLGIFEDRSGPLGNYLANSACSWLIDPSDSVNSISINFNSLLLGTGDSIKIYDGENENAPMLAAYGQGSSTSQVTSTGSKMFVRFITDGSDEAQGFQAEFNSSYPVYCTSSITNLTDPIGSFSDGSGEHNYNNSTVCKWKIMPGVGAQDLTLAFTSFDLEPDKDNLRVYAIPTNELLANLSGNTIPEPIVSPTGQMMIMFSTNGFNNFQGFDAEYYISNVGTTEQDFAKNLAVYPNPASGYTQIKFNLQQSSQVNFSIFNLVGEQVYNETSSILAGFVDKTLQLGNIAKGVYVLRINSDQGSISRRLVIN, from the coding sequence ATGAAACTTGGAAAATTACTCAGCCTTGCTATTGCTATAGTTCTGGCATCCAATGCTTTTGCAGGCATTGTAACCCCAAACAATGCAGCAACTGTTGCTCAGGGTTTTATTTATGAACAGATGGTTCAAAAAGGTGAAGCTCTCAACTTTAATGATATTCAACTGGAAGTTGTTAAAGTTCAGGAATATAACGGACAGCCTGTATTCTATGCTTTTAATGTAACCCGTGGCGGTTATGTTGTTATTTCAGCAGATGATATTTATACACCGGTAATCGGATATTCATCAACAGGCAGCTTTCCATCAATGGATGAGAATCTGAATTTCAGAAGTTTCATGATGAGTTATGCTGAGCAAATTGACTTTGGCCGCAGCAATAATGCACGGGCTGAAGCTTCAACCGTTCAGGCCTGGGATTACTACAGCAATCTTTCTTCAGCCAGGGTTAGTCTGGATGGATACCGTGATGTTGAACCTTTACTGACCATCTTATGGAATCAGGATTATCCTTACAATGCATATTGTCCTGAAGATGCAGCCGGTCCTGGTGGACGGGTGTATGCCGGTTGTGTTGCAACTGCCATGTCGATGATTATGACATACTACCGCTATCCGGAAGTGGGTATAGGAAGTTATTCATATAATTGTCCTCCTTATGGAACCTTAACTGCCAACTTTGGTCAAACCCATTATAACTGGGATGCGATGCTTAATTCAATCAATGCTGGCAATGGTCAGGCTGTGAACGCAGTAGCCGAACTTCAGTATCACTGCGGTGTTGCGGTAAGAATGGGTTATGCTCCTGATGGTTCAGGCGCCTATAGTGCTGATGTACCCAATGCAATTAAAAATTATTTTGGTTACTCAACCTCAGCTCAGTATCTGCAAAAGATGGCTTATACACTTGCCGTTTGGGAAGGTATGCTCAAAACCAGTATTGATGAGATGAAACCTTTATATTACAGCGGTCAGAGTCCTGATGGTGGTCATGCTTTTGTATGCGATGGTTATCAGGAAACAGCCTCAGGAAATCTTTTCCATTTTAATTTTGGATGGAGTGGCTCCGGCAATGGTTTCTTTACATTGAGTGATGTAGGCGGTTTTAGCAGTCAGCAGGGAATGGTTAGAAATTTTATTCCTAATCCAGCCAATTATCCTTATGATTGTGATGCACATGTTATTACTACTCCTCTGGGTATTTTTGAAGATCGCAGCGGCCCATTGGGCAATTATCTGGCCAACAGCGCCTGCTCATGGTTGATTGACCCTTCAGATTCAGTTAATTCAATTTCTATCAATTTTAATTCACTGTTACTCGGAACCGGCGACAGTATCAAAATTTATGACGGAGAAAATGAAAATGCTCCTATGCTCGCTGCTTACGGACAAGGTTCCTCAACCTCTCAGGTAACTTCAACAGGCAGTAAAATGTTTGTTCGTTTTATTACTGATGGTTCTGATGAAGCTCAGGGTTTCCAGGCAGAATTTAATTCTTCATACCCGGTATACTGTACAAGTAGTATTACCAACCTGACAGACCCAATTGGCTCTTTCTCAGATGGCAGCGGGGAGCATAATTATAACAACAGCACCGTTTGTAAGTGGAAAATTATGCCGGGTGTTGGTGCTCAGGATCTTACTTTAGCTTTTACTTCTTTTGATCTCGAACCTGATAAAGATAATCTGAGGGTTTATGCCATTCCAACCAATGAATTATTGGCTAACCTTTCAGGAAATACAATTCCTGAGCCTATTGTTTCTCCTACCGGTCAGATGATGATCATGTTCTCAACCAATGGGTTCAATAACTTTCAGGGATTTGATGCTGAGTATTATATCTCAAATGTGGGAACAACTGAGCAGGATTTTGCAAAAAACCTTGCAGTATATCCCAACCCGGCTTCGGGCTACACTCAGATCAAATTTAACCTTCAGCAATCATCACAGGTAAATTTCAGTATTTTTAATCTTGTTGGTGAACAGGTTTATAATGAAACTTCCAGCATTTTGGCCGGATTTGTTGATAAAACCCTGCAGTTAGGCAATATCGCCAAAGGTGTTTATGTACTCCGCATCAATAGTGATCAGGGTAGCATCTCACGCAGGCTTGTGATTAACTAA